Proteins from a single region of Canis aureus isolate CA01 chromosome 26, VMU_Caureus_v.1.0, whole genome shotgun sequence:
- the L3MBTL1 gene encoding lethal(3)malignant brain tumor-like protein 1 isoform X7, whose product MEGNAEMEMLRTLKGPSTGEVNVHLVARDSPGSGSHLPATAFIIPAGSATLGLPSSALDVSCFPREPIHVGAPERVAGSLPVTATVLPQLSAEPAASASAATVRLLEWTEATAPPPGSGLRFRISEYAPLNMVGAEQPPSPELRPEGVADCEDREAPAGGGDAGTQPPADLPQDPPEDPPQNPPEEDGTCQCQECGPQQSAGPDPASSKDDCPQLFQERSVIVENSSGQNSCTSTSELLKPMKKRKRREYHSPSEEESEPEALEKQEEGKDPEGQPTASTPESEEWNNSQPASGEKKEGWSWESYLEEQKAVTAPVSLFQDYQAVTHNKNGFRPGMKLEGIDPQHPSMYFILTVAEVCGYRLRLHFDGYSECHDFWINANSPDIHPAGWFEKTGHKLQPPKGYKEEEFSWSQYLRSTRAQAAPKHLFVSQSHNPPPLGFQVGMKLEAVDRMNPSLVCVASVTDVVDSRFLVHFDNWDDTYDYWCDPSSPYIHPVGWCQKQGKPLTPPQDYPDPDSFCWEKYLEETGASAVPTWAFKVRPPHSFLVNMKLEAVDRRNPALIRVASVEDVEDHRIKLHFDGWSHAYDFWIDADHPDIHPAGWCSKTGHPLQPPLRPREPSSASPGGCPPLSYRSLPQTRTSKYSFHHRKCPTPGCDGSGHVTGKFTAHHCLSGCPLAERNQSRLKAELSDAEASARKRNLSGFSLRKKPRHHGRIGRPPKYRKIPQEDFPSKS is encoded by the exons ATGGAGGGGAATGCTGAAATGGAGATGCTGAGGACACTGAAGGGGCCCTCCACAGGAGAGGTCAACGTGCACCTGGTGGCCAGAGACAGCCCTGGTTCCGGCTCTCACCTGCCGGCTACCGCCTTCATCATCCCAG CCGGCTCAGCCACCCTTGGTCTGCCCAGCAGTGCCCTGGATGTTTCCTGTTTTCCGCGGGAGCCGATCCATGTGGGCGCCCCGGAGCGCGTGGCCGGCAGCCTACCTGTCACGGCCACCGTTCTGCCGCAGTTGAGCGCGGAGCCTGCGGCCAGCGCCAGCGCCGCCACCGTGCGGCTCCTGGAGTGGACCGAGGCCACGGCCCCGCCTCCTGGGAGCGGCCTGCGG TTCCGGATAAGCGAGTACGCGCCGCTGAACATGGTGGGAGCGGAGCAGCCCCCGAGCCCCGAGCTGCGGCCGGAAGGTGTGGCCGACTGTGAAGACCGCGAGGCCCCGGCGGGAGGTGGCGATGCGGGCACCCAGCCGCCGG CGGACCTCCCCCAGGATCCTCCAGAAGACCCTCCGCAGAACCCCCCGGAAGAGGATGGCACCTGTCAGTGCCAGGAGTGTGGACCTCAGCAAAGTGCAGGTCCAGATCCTGCTTCCTCCAAAGATGACTGCCCCCAGCTGTTCCAAGAGCG GTCAGTCATCGTGGAGAACTCCTCAGGCCAGAACTCCTGCACCAGCACTTCTGAGCTTCTCAAACCCATGAAGAAGAGGAAGCGCAGGGAATACCACAGCCCATCAGAGGAGGAGTCAGAGCCTGAGGCCCTG GAGAagcaagaagaaggaaaggatccAGAGGGACAGCCGACTGCTAGCACCCCAGAAAGTGAGGAGTGGAACAACAGCCAGCCTG CATcaggggagaagaaggaaggctGGTCATGGGAGTCCTACCTCGAGGAGCAGAAGGCTGTCACTGCCCCTGTCAGCCTCTTCCAGGAC TACCAGGCAGTCACTCATAATAAGAATGGCTTCAGACCGGGCATGAAGTTGGAAGGCATCGACCCTCAACACCCGTCCATGTACTTCATCCTCACCGTGGCCGAG GTGTGTGGCTACCGTCTACGTCTGCACTTTGATGGGTATTCTGAGTGTCATGACTTCTGGATCAATGCCAACTCCCCTGACATTCACCCCGCTGGCTGGTTTGAGAAGACTGGACACAAACTGCAGCCCCCCAAAG GTTACAAGGAGGAGGAGTTCAGCTGGAGCCAGTATCTGCGCAGCACAAGAGCTCAGGCCGCCCCCAAGCACCTGTTTGTGAGCCAGAGCCAT AATCCTCCACCCCTGGGTTTCCAGGTGGGCATGAAACTGGAAGCTGTTGACCGCATGAACCCATCCCTCGTCTGTGTGGCCAGCGTGACAGACGTGGTGGACAGCCGCTTCCTGGTGCACTTTGACAACTGGGATGATACTTACGACTACTG GTGTGATCCCAGCAGCCCTTACATCCACCCGGTGGGCTGGTGCCAGAAGCAAGGAAAGCCCCTCACCCCTCCACAAG ACTACCCGGACCCTGATAGCTTCTGTTGGGAAAAATACCTGGAGGAAACTGGGGCCTCTgctgtgcccacctgggccttCAAGGTG CGACCCCCACACAGCTTCCTGGTCAACATGAAACTGGAGGCCGTGGACCGCAGGAACCCAGCCCTCATTCGTGTGGCCAGCGTGGAGGATGTGGAGGACCATCGCATAAAG CTCCACTTTGATGGCTGGAGTCATGCCTATGACTTCTGGATTGACGCCGACCACCCAGACATCCACCCTGCAGGCTGGTGCTCCAAGACAGGGCATCCCCTGCAGCCTCCTCTCC GACCCAGAGAGCCCAGCTCTGCCTCGCCCGGGGGCTGTCCCCCTCTCAGCTATCGAAGCCTGCCACAGACGAGGACCTCCAAGTACAGCTTTCACCACCG gAAGTGCCCGACTCCTGGTTGTGATGGCTCTGGCCATGTCACAGGCAAGTTCACAGCTCACCATTGCCTCTCGGGCTGCCCGCTGGCTGAGAGGAACCAGAGTCGGCTGAAGGCGGAGTTATCGGACGCAGAGGCCTCGGCCCGTAAGAGGAACCTCTCGGGCTTCTCCCTAAGGAAGAAGCCTCGCCATCATGGCCG GATTGGACGCCCTCCAAAGTATCGGAAGATCCCACAAGAAGATTTCCCCAGTAAGTCCTGA
- the L3MBTL1 gene encoding lethal(3)malignant brain tumor-like protein 1 isoform X5, with translation MEGNAEMEMLRTLKGPSTGEVNVHLVARDSPGSGSHLPATAFIIPAGSATLGLPSSALDVSCFPREPIHVGAPERVAGSLPVTATVLPQLSAEPAASASAATVRLLEWTEATAPPPGSGLRFRISEYAPLNMVGAEQPPSPELRPEGVADCEDREAPAGGGDAGTQPPADLPQDPPEDPPQNPPEEDGTCQCQECGPQQSAGPDPASSKDDCPQLFQERSVIVENSSGQNSCTSTSELLKPMKKRKRREYHSPSEEESEPEALEKQEEGKDPEGQPTASTPESEEWNNSQPASGEKKEGWSWESYLEEQKAVTAPVSLFQDYQAVTHNKNGFRPGMKLEGIDPQHPSMYFILTVAEVCGYRLRLHFDGYSECHDFWINANSPDIHPAGWFEKTGHKLQPPKGYKEEEFSWSQYLRSTRAQAAPKHLFVSQSHNPPPLGFQVGMKLEAVDRMNPSLVCVASVTDVVDSRFLVHFDNWDDTYDYWCDPSSPYIHPVGWCQKQGKPLTPPQDYPDPDSFCWEKYLEETGASAVPTWAFKVRPPHSFLVNMKLEAVDRRNPALIRVASVEDVEDHRIKLHFDGWSHAYDFWIDADHPDIHPAGWCSKTGHPLQPPLRPREPSSASPGGCPPLSYRSLPQTRTSKYSFHHRKCPTPGCDGSGHVTGKFTAHHCLSGCPLAERNQSRLKAELSDAEASARKRNLSGFSLRKKPRHHGRCGGQGCRASCPLGPGQALIPCHGPGPSLSRIGRPPKYRKIPQEDFPSKS, from the exons ATGGAGGGGAATGCTGAAATGGAGATGCTGAGGACACTGAAGGGGCCCTCCACAGGAGAGGTCAACGTGCACCTGGTGGCCAGAGACAGCCCTGGTTCCGGCTCTCACCTGCCGGCTACCGCCTTCATCATCCCAG CCGGCTCAGCCACCCTTGGTCTGCCCAGCAGTGCCCTGGATGTTTCCTGTTTTCCGCGGGAGCCGATCCATGTGGGCGCCCCGGAGCGCGTGGCCGGCAGCCTACCTGTCACGGCCACCGTTCTGCCGCAGTTGAGCGCGGAGCCTGCGGCCAGCGCCAGCGCCGCCACCGTGCGGCTCCTGGAGTGGACCGAGGCCACGGCCCCGCCTCCTGGGAGCGGCCTGCGG TTCCGGATAAGCGAGTACGCGCCGCTGAACATGGTGGGAGCGGAGCAGCCCCCGAGCCCCGAGCTGCGGCCGGAAGGTGTGGCCGACTGTGAAGACCGCGAGGCCCCGGCGGGAGGTGGCGATGCGGGCACCCAGCCGCCGG CGGACCTCCCCCAGGATCCTCCAGAAGACCCTCCGCAGAACCCCCCGGAAGAGGATGGCACCTGTCAGTGCCAGGAGTGTGGACCTCAGCAAAGTGCAGGTCCAGATCCTGCTTCCTCCAAAGATGACTGCCCCCAGCTGTTCCAAGAGCG GTCAGTCATCGTGGAGAACTCCTCAGGCCAGAACTCCTGCACCAGCACTTCTGAGCTTCTCAAACCCATGAAGAAGAGGAAGCGCAGGGAATACCACAGCCCATCAGAGGAGGAGTCAGAGCCTGAGGCCCTG GAGAagcaagaagaaggaaaggatccAGAGGGACAGCCGACTGCTAGCACCCCAGAAAGTGAGGAGTGGAACAACAGCCAGCCTG CATcaggggagaagaaggaaggctGGTCATGGGAGTCCTACCTCGAGGAGCAGAAGGCTGTCACTGCCCCTGTCAGCCTCTTCCAGGAC TACCAGGCAGTCACTCATAATAAGAATGGCTTCAGACCGGGCATGAAGTTGGAAGGCATCGACCCTCAACACCCGTCCATGTACTTCATCCTCACCGTGGCCGAG GTGTGTGGCTACCGTCTACGTCTGCACTTTGATGGGTATTCTGAGTGTCATGACTTCTGGATCAATGCCAACTCCCCTGACATTCACCCCGCTGGCTGGTTTGAGAAGACTGGACACAAACTGCAGCCCCCCAAAG GTTACAAGGAGGAGGAGTTCAGCTGGAGCCAGTATCTGCGCAGCACAAGAGCTCAGGCCGCCCCCAAGCACCTGTTTGTGAGCCAGAGCCAT AATCCTCCACCCCTGGGTTTCCAGGTGGGCATGAAACTGGAAGCTGTTGACCGCATGAACCCATCCCTCGTCTGTGTGGCCAGCGTGACAGACGTGGTGGACAGCCGCTTCCTGGTGCACTTTGACAACTGGGATGATACTTACGACTACTG GTGTGATCCCAGCAGCCCTTACATCCACCCGGTGGGCTGGTGCCAGAAGCAAGGAAAGCCCCTCACCCCTCCACAAG ACTACCCGGACCCTGATAGCTTCTGTTGGGAAAAATACCTGGAGGAAACTGGGGCCTCTgctgtgcccacctgggccttCAAGGTG CGACCCCCACACAGCTTCCTGGTCAACATGAAACTGGAGGCCGTGGACCGCAGGAACCCAGCCCTCATTCGTGTGGCCAGCGTGGAGGATGTGGAGGACCATCGCATAAAG CTCCACTTTGATGGCTGGAGTCATGCCTATGACTTCTGGATTGACGCCGACCACCCAGACATCCACCCTGCAGGCTGGTGCTCCAAGACAGGGCATCCCCTGCAGCCTCCTCTCC GACCCAGAGAGCCCAGCTCTGCCTCGCCCGGGGGCTGTCCCCCTCTCAGCTATCGAAGCCTGCCACAGACGAGGACCTCCAAGTACAGCTTTCACCACCG gAAGTGCCCGACTCCTGGTTGTGATGGCTCTGGCCATGTCACAGGCAAGTTCACAGCTCACCATTGCCTCTCGGGCTGCCCGCTGGCTGAGAGGAACCAGAGTCGGCTGAAGGCGGAGTTATCGGACGCAGAGGCCTCGGCCCGTAAGAGGAACCTCTCGGGCTTCTCCCTAAGGAAGAAGCCTCGCCATCATGGCCGGTGCGGAGGGCAAGGGTGCAGGGCCTCGTGTCCTCTTGGGCCAGGCCAGGCACTGATTCCCTGCCACGGACCCGGTCCCTCTCTCTCCAGGATTGGACGCCCTCCAAAGTATCGGAAGATCCCACAAGAAGATTTCCCCAGTAAGTCCTGA
- the L3MBTL1 gene encoding lethal(3)malignant brain tumor-like protein 1 isoform X6, whose protein sequence is MEGNAEMEMLRTLKGPSTGEVNVHLVARDSPGSGSHLPATAFIIPAGSATLGLPSSALDVSCFPREPIHVGAPERVAGSLPVTATVLPQLSAEPAASASAATVRLLEWTEATAPPPGSGLRFRISEYAPLNMVGAEQPPSPELRPEGVADCEDREAPAGGGDAGTQPPADLPQDPPEDPPQNPPEEDGTCQCQECGPQQSAGPDPASSKDDCPQLFQERSVIVENSSGQNSCTSTSELLKPMKKRKRREYHSPSEEESEPEALEKQEEGKDPEGQPTASTPESEEWNNSQPASGEKKEGWSWESYLEEQKAVTAPVSLFQDYQAVTHNKNGFRPGMKLEGIDPQHPSMYFILTVAEVCGYRLRLHFDGYSECHDFWINANSPDIHPAGWFEKTGHKLQPPKGYKEEEFSWSQYLRSTRAQAAPKHLFVSQSHNPPPLGFQVGMKLEAVDRMNPSLVCVASVTDVVDSRFLVHFDNWDDTYDYWCDPSSPYIHPVGWCQKQGKPLTPPQDYPDPDSFCWEKYLEETGASAVPTWAFKVRPPHSFLVNMKLEAVDRRNPALIRVASVEDVEDHRIKLHFDGWSHAYDFWIDADHPDIHPAGWCSKTGHPLQPPLRPREPSSASPGGCPPLSYRSLPQTRTSKYSFHHRKCPTPGCDGSGHVTGKFTAHHCLSGCPLAERNQSRLKAELSDAEASARKRNLSGFSLRKKPRHHGRCGGQGCRASCPLGPGQALIPCHGPGPSLSRIGRPPKYRKIPQEDFPTV, encoded by the exons ATGGAGGGGAATGCTGAAATGGAGATGCTGAGGACACTGAAGGGGCCCTCCACAGGAGAGGTCAACGTGCACCTGGTGGCCAGAGACAGCCCTGGTTCCGGCTCTCACCTGCCGGCTACCGCCTTCATCATCCCAG CCGGCTCAGCCACCCTTGGTCTGCCCAGCAGTGCCCTGGATGTTTCCTGTTTTCCGCGGGAGCCGATCCATGTGGGCGCCCCGGAGCGCGTGGCCGGCAGCCTACCTGTCACGGCCACCGTTCTGCCGCAGTTGAGCGCGGAGCCTGCGGCCAGCGCCAGCGCCGCCACCGTGCGGCTCCTGGAGTGGACCGAGGCCACGGCCCCGCCTCCTGGGAGCGGCCTGCGG TTCCGGATAAGCGAGTACGCGCCGCTGAACATGGTGGGAGCGGAGCAGCCCCCGAGCCCCGAGCTGCGGCCGGAAGGTGTGGCCGACTGTGAAGACCGCGAGGCCCCGGCGGGAGGTGGCGATGCGGGCACCCAGCCGCCGG CGGACCTCCCCCAGGATCCTCCAGAAGACCCTCCGCAGAACCCCCCGGAAGAGGATGGCACCTGTCAGTGCCAGGAGTGTGGACCTCAGCAAAGTGCAGGTCCAGATCCTGCTTCCTCCAAAGATGACTGCCCCCAGCTGTTCCAAGAGCG GTCAGTCATCGTGGAGAACTCCTCAGGCCAGAACTCCTGCACCAGCACTTCTGAGCTTCTCAAACCCATGAAGAAGAGGAAGCGCAGGGAATACCACAGCCCATCAGAGGAGGAGTCAGAGCCTGAGGCCCTG GAGAagcaagaagaaggaaaggatccAGAGGGACAGCCGACTGCTAGCACCCCAGAAAGTGAGGAGTGGAACAACAGCCAGCCTG CATcaggggagaagaaggaaggctGGTCATGGGAGTCCTACCTCGAGGAGCAGAAGGCTGTCACTGCCCCTGTCAGCCTCTTCCAGGAC TACCAGGCAGTCACTCATAATAAGAATGGCTTCAGACCGGGCATGAAGTTGGAAGGCATCGACCCTCAACACCCGTCCATGTACTTCATCCTCACCGTGGCCGAG GTGTGTGGCTACCGTCTACGTCTGCACTTTGATGGGTATTCTGAGTGTCATGACTTCTGGATCAATGCCAACTCCCCTGACATTCACCCCGCTGGCTGGTTTGAGAAGACTGGACACAAACTGCAGCCCCCCAAAG GTTACAAGGAGGAGGAGTTCAGCTGGAGCCAGTATCTGCGCAGCACAAGAGCTCAGGCCGCCCCCAAGCACCTGTTTGTGAGCCAGAGCCAT AATCCTCCACCCCTGGGTTTCCAGGTGGGCATGAAACTGGAAGCTGTTGACCGCATGAACCCATCCCTCGTCTGTGTGGCCAGCGTGACAGACGTGGTGGACAGCCGCTTCCTGGTGCACTTTGACAACTGGGATGATACTTACGACTACTG GTGTGATCCCAGCAGCCCTTACATCCACCCGGTGGGCTGGTGCCAGAAGCAAGGAAAGCCCCTCACCCCTCCACAAG ACTACCCGGACCCTGATAGCTTCTGTTGGGAAAAATACCTGGAGGAAACTGGGGCCTCTgctgtgcccacctgggccttCAAGGTG CGACCCCCACACAGCTTCCTGGTCAACATGAAACTGGAGGCCGTGGACCGCAGGAACCCAGCCCTCATTCGTGTGGCCAGCGTGGAGGATGTGGAGGACCATCGCATAAAG CTCCACTTTGATGGCTGGAGTCATGCCTATGACTTCTGGATTGACGCCGACCACCCAGACATCCACCCTGCAGGCTGGTGCTCCAAGACAGGGCATCCCCTGCAGCCTCCTCTCC GACCCAGAGAGCCCAGCTCTGCCTCGCCCGGGGGCTGTCCCCCTCTCAGCTATCGAAGCCTGCCACAGACGAGGACCTCCAAGTACAGCTTTCACCACCG gAAGTGCCCGACTCCTGGTTGTGATGGCTCTGGCCATGTCACAGGCAAGTTCACAGCTCACCATTGCCTCTCGGGCTGCCCGCTGGCTGAGAGGAACCAGAGTCGGCTGAAGGCGGAGTTATCGGACGCAGAGGCCTCGGCCCGTAAGAGGAACCTCTCGGGCTTCTCCCTAAGGAAGAAGCCTCGCCATCATGGCCGGTGCGGAGGGCAAGGGTGCAGGGCCTCGTGTCCTCTTGGGCCAGGCCAGGCACTGATTCCCTGCCACGGACCCGGTCCCTCTCTCTCCAGGATTGGACGCCCTCCAAAGTATCGGAAGATCCCACAAGAAGATTTCCCCA ctgtgtga
- the L3MBTL1 gene encoding lethal(3)malignant brain tumor-like protein 1 isoform X10: MEGNAEMEMLRTLKGPSTGEVNVHLVARDSPGSGSHLPATAFIIPAGSATLGLPSSALDVSCFPREPIHVGAPERVAGSLPVTATVLPQLSAEPAASASAATVRLLEWTEATAPPPGSGLRFRISEYAPLNMVGAEQPPSPELRPEGVADCEDREAPAGGGDAGTQPPADLPQDPPEDPPQNPPEEDGTCQCQECGPQQSAGPDPASSKDDCPQLFQERSVIVENSSGQNSCTSTSELLKPMKKRKRREYHSPSEEESEPEALEKQEEGKDPEGQPTASTPESEEWNNSQPASGEKKEGWSWESYLEEQKAVTAPVSLFQDYQAVTHNKNGFRPGMKLEGIDPQHPSMYFILTVAEVCGYRLRLHFDGYSECHDFWINANSPDIHPAGWFEKTGHKLQPPKGYKEEEFSWSQYLRSTRAQAAPKHLFVSQSHNPPPLGFQVGMKLEAVDRMNPSLVCVASVTDVVDSRFLVHFDNWDDTYDYWCDPSSPYIHPVGWCQKQGKPLTPPQDYPDPDSFCWEKYLEETGASAVPTWAFKVRPPHSFLVNMKLEAVDRRNPALIRVASVEDVEDHRIKLHFDGWSHAYDFWIDADHPDIHPAGWCSKTGHPLQPPLRPREPSSASPGGCPPLSYRSLPQTRTSKYSFHHRKCPTPGCDGSGHVTGKFTAHHCLSGCPLAERNQSRLKAELSDAEASARLDALQSIGRSHKKISPH, encoded by the exons ATGGAGGGGAATGCTGAAATGGAGATGCTGAGGACACTGAAGGGGCCCTCCACAGGAGAGGTCAACGTGCACCTGGTGGCCAGAGACAGCCCTGGTTCCGGCTCTCACCTGCCGGCTACCGCCTTCATCATCCCAG CCGGCTCAGCCACCCTTGGTCTGCCCAGCAGTGCCCTGGATGTTTCCTGTTTTCCGCGGGAGCCGATCCATGTGGGCGCCCCGGAGCGCGTGGCCGGCAGCCTACCTGTCACGGCCACCGTTCTGCCGCAGTTGAGCGCGGAGCCTGCGGCCAGCGCCAGCGCCGCCACCGTGCGGCTCCTGGAGTGGACCGAGGCCACGGCCCCGCCTCCTGGGAGCGGCCTGCGG TTCCGGATAAGCGAGTACGCGCCGCTGAACATGGTGGGAGCGGAGCAGCCCCCGAGCCCCGAGCTGCGGCCGGAAGGTGTGGCCGACTGTGAAGACCGCGAGGCCCCGGCGGGAGGTGGCGATGCGGGCACCCAGCCGCCGG CGGACCTCCCCCAGGATCCTCCAGAAGACCCTCCGCAGAACCCCCCGGAAGAGGATGGCACCTGTCAGTGCCAGGAGTGTGGACCTCAGCAAAGTGCAGGTCCAGATCCTGCTTCCTCCAAAGATGACTGCCCCCAGCTGTTCCAAGAGCG GTCAGTCATCGTGGAGAACTCCTCAGGCCAGAACTCCTGCACCAGCACTTCTGAGCTTCTCAAACCCATGAAGAAGAGGAAGCGCAGGGAATACCACAGCCCATCAGAGGAGGAGTCAGAGCCTGAGGCCCTG GAGAagcaagaagaaggaaaggatccAGAGGGACAGCCGACTGCTAGCACCCCAGAAAGTGAGGAGTGGAACAACAGCCAGCCTG CATcaggggagaagaaggaaggctGGTCATGGGAGTCCTACCTCGAGGAGCAGAAGGCTGTCACTGCCCCTGTCAGCCTCTTCCAGGAC TACCAGGCAGTCACTCATAATAAGAATGGCTTCAGACCGGGCATGAAGTTGGAAGGCATCGACCCTCAACACCCGTCCATGTACTTCATCCTCACCGTGGCCGAG GTGTGTGGCTACCGTCTACGTCTGCACTTTGATGGGTATTCTGAGTGTCATGACTTCTGGATCAATGCCAACTCCCCTGACATTCACCCCGCTGGCTGGTTTGAGAAGACTGGACACAAACTGCAGCCCCCCAAAG GTTACAAGGAGGAGGAGTTCAGCTGGAGCCAGTATCTGCGCAGCACAAGAGCTCAGGCCGCCCCCAAGCACCTGTTTGTGAGCCAGAGCCAT AATCCTCCACCCCTGGGTTTCCAGGTGGGCATGAAACTGGAAGCTGTTGACCGCATGAACCCATCCCTCGTCTGTGTGGCCAGCGTGACAGACGTGGTGGACAGCCGCTTCCTGGTGCACTTTGACAACTGGGATGATACTTACGACTACTG GTGTGATCCCAGCAGCCCTTACATCCACCCGGTGGGCTGGTGCCAGAAGCAAGGAAAGCCCCTCACCCCTCCACAAG ACTACCCGGACCCTGATAGCTTCTGTTGGGAAAAATACCTGGAGGAAACTGGGGCCTCTgctgtgcccacctgggccttCAAGGTG CGACCCCCACACAGCTTCCTGGTCAACATGAAACTGGAGGCCGTGGACCGCAGGAACCCAGCCCTCATTCGTGTGGCCAGCGTGGAGGATGTGGAGGACCATCGCATAAAG CTCCACTTTGATGGCTGGAGTCATGCCTATGACTTCTGGATTGACGCCGACCACCCAGACATCCACCCTGCAGGCTGGTGCTCCAAGACAGGGCATCCCCTGCAGCCTCCTCTCC GACCCAGAGAGCCCAGCTCTGCCTCGCCCGGGGGCTGTCCCCCTCTCAGCTATCGAAGCCTGCCACAGACGAGGACCTCCAAGTACAGCTTTCACCACCG gAAGTGCCCGACTCCTGGTTGTGATGGCTCTGGCCATGTCACAGGCAAGTTCACAGCTCACCATTGCCTCTCGGGCTGCCCGCTGGCTGAGAGGAACCAGAGTCGGCTGAAGGCGGAGTTATCGGACGCAGAGGCCTCGGCCC GATTGGACGCCCTCCAAAGTATCGGAAGATCCCACAAGAAGATTTCCCCA